Within Takifugu rubripes chromosome 20, fTakRub1.2, whole genome shotgun sequence, the genomic segment GGCCATTGCActcttcttgtttctttttGAGCGTGAAATCAAGACACCTTTAAAGATGTCAACCCTTGTTCTGTGTACATTTGTGAATGTGCTGACATACTTGATGTTAATTTCGGTAGAGACGTAACAATGACACTGTGAACTGAGATTATTTCTGGTACGATAACATTAATTTATTTCCCGCCAAAACAGGCGGCGGCGTGCTGGCGGTTATTCCACGTGAGGCCTTGGATGAGGACATTAAAGGAATATTCTATAATCCTAATAGTGGGTGGTGATTTTGTGTGTAAATATATGTAAAATAATCAACATGTACAGACAATGTAATTTGTAAATAAACATCTTGACATTGTTTTGAAAAGCTGTCCCGCATCAGCTATTTTTGTGTCGGCTTTATCGGCGTCGAACATCTTTTTGAAGCGGTTGAAGTCACCGAACAATAGTGTCCAGTGTTTACACGGAGATATTGGATATCGCGATTCTAAAGAAATAACTTCCATTATTCCGATATTTGAACACAAGGTCGATACAGAACATCCTTTTGGGGACAGCGGAGGTTCTATTAATGTCTTCCGGTGGTGTGGGTGTTATTCCCACAGACTGGACCGCTTTCTCAAAAAATAAGCAaacggaaaaaaaaatccacttctCAGCACTCAGTGTCAAGTTTCACGGTGTTTATGCCGACTGTACCGTCAAATATTGTGTGTCTTTTGAGCCAGGGGGAAATACTGCCAGTCAAAGCTCCCCACAATGTCTTCATCGGCGAGCTGGCCCGGAACGACAAAAGAGGTCACCACAGAACAAGATGAATTCCCTCCCGTTGTTGTGCACAATGCACCTCTGGACAAAGGCCGTTCAAGCCGTCCAGACACTGGATCTTCTCTGTATTGTATTTCACGAGGGGCACACTCGCCAGCACTGAATCACAGCTTAAagagatttcttttcttttgatgCTGTTTGTTGGAACACAATGTACCGGCTGTTTAATGCCAGTCACCAGACAAAGCTGGAATAGGAAGAGGAAGCATAGATAGGAAATAATATGGCTTAAATAGGGTAACATGGTACCCCTTTTTAAGAACAAAATGTCATCTCATTgcaaaatgtccctttttaaaGTTCAAACATTCTAAATAAATCAAGAAGTGAGAAAGACAAAGTCAGAAAACCACAAACCGCCATGTAACAGCATTGGGCTGTTTAGTCATTTTATTGGTGAAAGTAAAAGCTGAGTTTCAGGAAACACATGCTCCACATGAACAGGCGACTATTACAGAGCCAGCGCAAGTTTGTGCTTCTGAGCATCTGCTGCACTGCCCCACCCCAGTCTAAACTCTCCCTTACATGCCCTGTGCTCAGCTCATGAGGCATAACATGTTGTAGTTCCCCAAAACGTTTGGCTTTGTCACCTGCTTTTCTAACCACTACCTCCTCGGAAAGGGGGACTTTAAAAGGAGGAAGCGCTTACCACTGGGTTTCCTGTCATCTTAGGTTAGTGTGCAAGTGTGCAGGTCCCAGACgagcctgcagagaggaggatgcTTGAATTTGCCAACACTGACCGGTGAAAGCCTTTGATGCTTCATTTCTTGTTGGGTCAGACAACTTTCACACCATCCCTCTAGTTTCCTCAAAGGCCTCTCCATTGTTGCTGACCAGATCCAACCTGTTGCTGGGACTTAAAAGGAGAGAATATTCCTTCATCTCATTGTTCTTGTCCTCAAGAATGCTCCAGTACGCATTTTAATGCATTGTCTCACAATTCTCAAGGTGCGGTGACGGTAAAATAAGAACACCCACCCTGCTCCATGTTGCGCCAGCAAACTGATGCATTTTGCATCCTTAATTTCTTAAAATGTGGGGATGAAAACTTGCGCTTCTCATTCTGAATGTACCTCCTGAGACCTcacctttttgtgtgtttatgtgctcgTACAGCATATCCTCCTGAGGGCCTCAAAAGAAGCCTCCGAAGTGATGCATCGACTTCATATTCATCTAATTCTGCCTCGGGATTATCAATAAAGGGAAAACCAGCGGGGCTCCGATGAGACCGATGGAACTGAGGCCAGTCAAGACAGCTGCCATAACACCAGAGGAAAGCAAGGACGACCTCTGTCGCTGTTCAAGGTGGGGGGTGAGGGAAGAAAATACTTTAAATGGGGCTATTCAGCAGTGTGTCTCCTCTAAAGCGTCGCCACAAAGATCCCCGTTCATCCACCAAAACCACAGGACGACAATAAATCAGGTCTGCCAACACCAGATTAAAACCTGCTTGGCAGCTCATGTTCTCTGATCATGTGGGTGCCACACTACCTGCCACTCGTGGGTAGATGCCATCGTCCGAGATTTGAATGTCaacatttatattaaatataaacaCTTTTAGGGCCAATATTGGAGTGATGGATTTTGAAATATTTCCAGTTAAACCAAAGAAAACTTCCCCCACGCGTAAAAGCGCTCAGCCCCGCCATTATTACGCAGAGACTGCCCCCTAGCGGACGGCAGAGGAAGCGTGAACTATTACACTATGATTCAGACTGCACAAGGACAGACGTTTAAAAATCACTACCTACAAGATTTTATTTAATCCTGTGAAAATCTCGGTTTCCAGATGGCAAAAGATTAGTCAGCGCACTACAAACATTTTGTTACATACATAACAGGATCATCCACTGCGACCCCGCATTGATTGTGCCCCCCTCCCAGCCCCGTCCAACACGACAGAAACTTCTTTGCCACATTTAATACCCAACTGCAGAGCATGGACTTAAATCTATCAAAATATGCTTTGCACATTACAGTAAAACATGGCACCTAACGCAAAactaaacaaaataaaaacaaacatggatACAGGtgtgtggtttgtttttttttgtttttttacaaaaggTAAAAGTAAATCATACAAACTGTTTACATTTACACAATGTATCTGACAAAGCCGAGCAGAATCTTCACAGCAAACATTTGTCAGACCCATTTCATTTCACTtcctggaaagaaaaaaaaaacaaaacattcgAGCTAATGTGGGCAACAGGTGCAGATTTGCATTAGGGACATTCAGTACTAATAAATAGCACTTTGAGGGTCAAAAGTACCTGCCTGGCACACATGGGGAGGGGAGGTATAATGGAGGCTAAATAAAGGGCAAAAACGCCCATTAACAGTTAAATATATAATCCACGATGCTTTCTGGAATGTCCAAAAGCTCTGAAAAGTGATGAAACCAGAGTCCATTGAAAAAGTAAAATAGACTAAAGGTTTAGTCATCGAACTTGATCTTCTTTCCCTGGGGTTTGACGCCAAATCCGCCACCACCTCTGCCACCTAAAATGAGAACagaaagatatatatataaaaagtcATTTCTTATTCACCCTGAGGGCCAGGGAACATGAAAAtatctttaaagaaaaaaaaaagagaccttAATTACCTCCGAAACCGCCACGCCCACGCCCACCTCCACGAGGACCTCCACGTcccctgccgccgccgccacgcccGCCGAAGCCACCACCGCGTCCACCAAAGCCACCGCCTCTTCCGCCAAAGCCTCCCCCACGTCCTCCGAAGCCACCACCCCGTCCCCCGAAGCCGCCACGGCCACCGCGGAAGCCGCCGTCACCCTTGGGCTTGGCGTAATCCAAGGTCACCTTGCTGCCGTCGATCTCGCCGTCATCCATGGCCTCTTTGGCGGCCTTGCAGTCTGCTTCATTGTCGAAATCAACAAAGCCAAACCTAAACAAGTAGAACCAAAACCAGACAAAACGTCAGGAGATGAACCCCGAGAACCCAGACCCCGCCCACCAACGGTTCTGTTAAATGTTTCACATTAGACATGGGCACCTTCCACTGAGGAAAGCGCCAGTGTAAATGTCAGTTTGCTCTACTTCTCTTGCGAATCCATTCACTGTCACCGATAGACAGAGTGGTGCTCATGAGAAGAGCCGGCAGCGTCAAGACCTGACCGGAGAAACTCACCCTTTGGAGGAGCCGGTATCTTTGTCAGTGACTATTCTGGCTGCTACTGCCCCATCAAATGCCTCCTTTAAGCTGTGATCTGTTGTGTCCTCAGACAGACCCTTGACGAACAGTGTTTTGGTTGGACCTGGTGGCAGGAAGAACACTTTCAGAACTACATTCACTGGTATGATGACAAACAAGTGATGTGCTGAATCGGGACAGATCAGGACTTGACTATCTCTTTGAGTCCTCACAGGGTTTCTGGATGACAAGATTTCATCATATCTGGTCCCATTATAAAGCCAGTTTGGCTAGAACGCCAGTGTTTGGACTTTAACGCCTACCAGCATTTCCTCTGCCGCCGTCTCCCCTGCCGCTGTTTTGGCTGTACTCCAGCCGGATCGAGCGTCCCTCGATATCTGTGTTGTTGAAGTTTTCTAGCGCGTCGGTGGCATCGTTGACGGTCTCAAACTCCACAAAAGCAAACCTGTTGAGGCAGACGCAGATTTAGAAATGGGGGGCCCACCTGGCATCGCGCTCCTTGCGTGAATCCATGCAGACCCGCGGGTGAGACGGAAGAGGAGCTTGTGAGAAGGTGCAGTGCAGGACTCACCCTTTAGGTCTACCATCTCTCTGTGGAATCCTGATGGAAGTGGCCTTCTCAAACGTGGACTGTAGGACATCCTCTGTAGCACTAAATGCCAGGTTGTTCACGATCAGTGTTTTACTCGCTGCCCCtgatgctgcaggagagagCAGAAGACTGATGAGATGAGGCTGAAACACTACAAGGACAATAATGGTTGAGTGATTTGATTACCTGACACCTTGGCCCCTTTCTGGCTCTTTTCTCCAACAAAGTCCACCATGATGGAACGCCCCTGGACGTCAGCTCCCtgggcctcctccagcatcttctcTGCCTCAGCCTCACTTTTGAACTCAATGTAAGCAATGCTGTCAGGACAAAAGAAATGTGTCTAAATGTCAATGAACCAGACAACCGTGTGTGCACCCTGAAACCCTGCTGGTAAATGCACGTTTAGTCATGGCACCTCGATGTGTTCTTACCCCCTGTTGCTGCCATTCTGGCCTTGAGGTACTCTGATATCAACCGCATCTTCAAAGACTTCCTTGAGATCATCCGCTGTCGCGGAGTATGGCAGGTTTTTAACGAACAGAGTCCTCGTGTCCCTCTCTGGTGGACAAAAAGAAGCGCGGACGATTAGTTTTGAGGGGTCAGAAAACACAGAGGCAAAGTCCTCACAGTCAAATAATGTCACAGTGATTGAGGATAGAACCGGCAGACCTGAAAACGCACCGGCACCGAAGACATAGCACTGCACTTCATTTTCCTCCGTACATTACACGCCTGAGTACTGAACAACTCATGCATGCCAAGAAATAGAGGGTTTGGGGGTCATTTCCAGAATCTTTGCCCCATGGGGGGGAGGGCTTTACCTTTCTTGTCCTCCTGTGTGGTTTCTTTGCTGCGCGGCATGTCCAGCTTCAGCTCCATACCCATCACCTTCTTGCCGTTCAGCTCCATGGCCTTCTGCATGTCCTCCTCAGATGAAAAGTCGACATAGCCGAACTTCCTGTGGGACAAAGGGACACAAGAATGGTTTAATGGTGCAAAACTGATGCAAAGAGGGAATCGACACATCAAAACCTCGATAAAAGACTCTACCTGGAGTTGCCTAACCGGATATCTGCAATCTCGAGATCATTCTTGGAGAAGAACTTCCtcagtgttgtttttatttcgTCAAAGTCCTTGTTGGAGTTCAGGTTTCCGACAAACAGTGAAAATCCTGAGAAAGCAAAAGCAACGCGTTGATGCATTTTAACCAGTTAAAACCAAAGCCAGTCAATCACGACAGCTCAGCACAGTTCCCACCTTC encodes:
- the ncl gene encoding nucleolin isoform X1; amino-acid sequence: MVKLAKGANKQATQKKKAPPPPKEVEEESSEEESSEDEETPPPPKAVKKAAPAKKTPVKNGVGAKKAESEDDDDEEESEEEAPPPKKTPAKATPAKSKKAPAKAEESDDEEDDEDEESEEEAPPPKKAAKPAAKPAAKAAAKPVAKGKPAKEESEDDEDEEDDDEEDDEGEEEMDTTPAPATKAKKAGMVKAKEESEEEDDEEDDEEEDDDEEEEEEETSKPAAKRKAEAKKETPPAKKAKADGEGFSLFVGNLNSNKDFDEIKTTLRKFFSKNDLEIADIRLGNSRKFGYVDFSSEEDMQKAMELNGKKVMGMELKLDMPRSKETTQEDKKERDTRTLFVKNLPYSATADDLKEVFEDAVDIRVPQGQNGSNRGIAYIEFKSEAEAEKMLEEAQGADVQGRSIMVDFVGEKSQKGAKVSASGAASKTLIVNNLAFSATEDVLQSTFEKATSIRIPQRDGRPKGFAFVEFETVNDATDALENFNNTDIEGRSIRLEYSQNSGRGDGGRGNAGPTKTLFVKGLSEDTTDHSLKEAFDGAVAARIVTDKDTGSSKGFGFVDFDNEADCKAAKEAMDDGEIDGSKVTLDYAKPKGDGGFRGGRGGFGGRGGGFGGRGGGFGGRGGGFGGRGGGFGGRGGGGRGRGGPRGGGRGRGGFGGGRGGGGFGVKPQGKKIKFDD
- the ncl gene encoding nucleolin isoform X4, translating into MVKLAKGANKQATQKKKAPPPPKEVEEESSEEESSEDEETPPPPKAVKKAAPAKKTPVKNGVGAKKAESEDDEEESEEEAPPPKKTPAKATPAKSKKAPAKAEESDDEEDDEDEESEEEAPPPKKAAKPAAKPAAKAAAKPVAKGKPAKEESEDDEDEEDDDEEDDEGEEEMDTTPAPATKAKKAGMVKAKEESEEEDDEEDDEEEDDDEEEEEEETSKPAAKRKAEAKKETPPAKKAKADGEGFSLFVGNLNSNKDFDEIKTTLRKFFSKNDLEIADIRLGNSRKFGYVDFSSEEDMQKAMELNGKKVMGMELKLDMPRSKETTQEDKKERDTRTLFVKNLPYSATADDLKEVFEDAVDIRVPQGQNGSNRGIAYIEFKSEAEAEKMLEEAQGADVQGRSIMVDFVGEKSQKGAKVSASGAASKTLIVNNLAFSATEDVLQSTFEKATSIRIPQRDGRPKGFAFVEFETVNDATDALENFNNTDIEGRSIRLEYSQNSGRGDGGRGNAGPTKTLFVKGLSEDTTDHSLKEAFDGAVAARIVTDKDTGSSKGFGFVDFDNEADCKAAKEAMDDGEIDGSKVTLDYAKPKGDGGFRGGRGGFGGRGGGFGGRGGGFGGRGGGFGGRGGGFGGRGGGGRGRGGPRGGGRGRGGFGGGRGGGGFGVKPQGKKIKFDD
- the ncl gene encoding nucleolin isoform X6 gives rise to the protein MVKLAKGANKQATQKKKAPPPPKEVEEESSEEESSEDEETPPPPKAVKKAAPAKKTPVKNGVGAKKAESEDDDDEEESEEEAPPPKKTPAKATPAKSKKAPAKAEESDDEEDDEDEEEMDTTPAPATKAKKAGMVKAKEESEEEDDEEDDEEEDDDEEEEEEETSKPAAKRKAEAKKETPPAKKAKADGEGFSLFVGNLNSNKDFDEIKTTLRKFFSKNDLEIADIRLGNSRKFGYVDFSSEEDMQKAMELNGKKVMGMELKLDMPRSKETTQEDKKERDTRTLFVKNLPYSATADDLKEVFEDAVDIRVPQGQNGSNRGIAYIEFKSEAEAEKMLEEAQGADVQGRSIMVDFVGEKSQKGAKVSASGAASKTLIVNNLAFSATEDVLQSTFEKATSIRIPQRDGRPKGFAFVEFETVNDATDALENFNNTDIEGRSIRLEYSQNSGRGDGGRGNAGPTKTLFVKGLSEDTTDHSLKEAFDGAVAARIVTDKDTGSSKGFGFVDFDNEADCKAAKEAMDDGEIDGSKVTLDYAKPKGDGGFRGGRGGFGGRGGGFGGRGGGFGGRGGGFGGRGGGFGGRGGGGRGRGGPRGGGRGRGGFGGGRGGGGFGVKPQGKKIKFDD
- the ncl gene encoding nucleolin isoform X3, whose product is MVKLAKGANKQATQKKKAPPPPKEVEEESSEEESSEDEETPPPPKAVKKAAPAKKTPVKNGVGAKKAESEDDDDEEESEEEAPPPKKTPAKATPAKSKKAPAKAEESDDEEDDEDESEEEAPPPKKAAKPAAKPAAKAAAKPVAKGKPAKEESEDDEDEEDDDEEDDEGEEEMDTTPAPATKAKKAGMVKAKEESEEEDDEEDDEEEDDDEEEEEEETSKPAAKRKAEAKKETPPAKKAKADGEGFSLFVGNLNSNKDFDEIKTTLRKFFSKNDLEIADIRLGNSRKFGYVDFSSEEDMQKAMELNGKKVMGMELKLDMPRSKETTQEDKKERDTRTLFVKNLPYSATADDLKEVFEDAVDIRVPQGQNGSNRGIAYIEFKSEAEAEKMLEEAQGADVQGRSIMVDFVGEKSQKGAKVSASGAASKTLIVNNLAFSATEDVLQSTFEKATSIRIPQRDGRPKGFAFVEFETVNDATDALENFNNTDIEGRSIRLEYSQNSGRGDGGRGNAGPTKTLFVKGLSEDTTDHSLKEAFDGAVAARIVTDKDTGSSKGFGFVDFDNEADCKAAKEAMDDGEIDGSKVTLDYAKPKGDGGFRGGRGGFGGRGGGFGGRGGGFGGRGGGFGGRGGGFGGRGGGGRGRGGPRGGGRGRGGFGGGRGGGGFGVKPQGKKIKFDD
- the ncl gene encoding nucleolin isoform X2, with protein sequence MVKLAKGANKQATQKKKAPPPPKEVEEESSEEESSEDEETPPPPKAVKKAAPAKKTPVKNGVGAKKAESEDDDDEEESEEEAPPPKKTPAKATPAKSKKAPAKAEESDDEEDDEDEESEEEAPPPKKAAKPAAKPAAKAAAKPVAKGKPAKEESEDDEDEEDDDEEDDEEEEMDTTPAPATKAKKAGMVKAKEESEEEDDEEDDEEEDDDEEEEEEETSKPAAKRKAEAKKETPPAKKAKADGEGFSLFVGNLNSNKDFDEIKTTLRKFFSKNDLEIADIRLGNSRKFGYVDFSSEEDMQKAMELNGKKVMGMELKLDMPRSKETTQEDKKERDTRTLFVKNLPYSATADDLKEVFEDAVDIRVPQGQNGSNRGIAYIEFKSEAEAEKMLEEAQGADVQGRSIMVDFVGEKSQKGAKVSASGAASKTLIVNNLAFSATEDVLQSTFEKATSIRIPQRDGRPKGFAFVEFETVNDATDALENFNNTDIEGRSIRLEYSQNSGRGDGGRGNAGPTKTLFVKGLSEDTTDHSLKEAFDGAVAARIVTDKDTGSSKGFGFVDFDNEADCKAAKEAMDDGEIDGSKVTLDYAKPKGDGGFRGGRGGFGGRGGGFGGRGGGFGGRGGGFGGRGGGFGGRGGGGRGRGGPRGGGRGRGGFGGGRGGGGFGVKPQGKKIKFDD
- the ncl gene encoding nucleolin isoform X5, encoding MVKLAKGANKQATQKKKAPPPPKEVEEESSEEESSEDEETPPPPKAVKKAAPAKKTPVKNGVGAKKAESEDDDDEEESEEEAPPPKKTPAKATPAKSKKAPAKAEESDDEEDDEDEESEEEAPPPKKAAKPAAKPAAKAAAKPVAKGKPAKEESEDDEDEEDDDEEDDEGEEEMDTTPAPATKAKKAGMVKAKEESEEEDDEEDDEEEDDDEEEEEEETSKPAAKRKAEAKKETPPAKKAKADGEGFSLFVGNLNSNKDFDEIKTTLRKFFSKNDLEIADIRLGNSRKFGYVDFSSEEDMQKAMELNGKKVMGMELKLDMPRSKETTQEDKKERDTRTLFVKNLPYSATADDLKEVFEDAVDIRVPQGQNGSNRGIAYIEFKSEAEAEKMLEEAQGADVQGRSIMVDFVGEKSQKGAKVSASGAASKTLIVNNLAFSATEDVLQSTFEKATSIRIPQRDGRPKGFAFVEFETVNDATDALENFNNTDIEGRSIRLEYSQNSGRGDGGRGNAGPTKTLFVKGLSEDTTDHSLKEAFDGAVAARIVTDKDTGSSKGFGFVDFDNEADCKAAKEAMDDGEIDGSKVTLDYAKPKGDGGFRGGRGGFGGRGGGFGGRGGGFGGRGGGFGGRGGGFGGRGGGGRGRGGPRGGGRGRGGFGGN